In Daphnia pulicaria isolate SC F1-1A chromosome 9, SC_F0-13Bv2, whole genome shotgun sequence, the genomic stretch GGTTGCTAGCTTTTAGGCTTTTCAACGGTAGCAGGCGACTATCACATTTTTCGTAAGTTTTCTGTCATATGTTGGATTACACGGTTTCGAACAACATACAAGAAATGCCAAAGTTAAGAGTGTGTTGTATTTGTGGTATTTCTTCAGATTATGATAGGAAGGATAGAAATTCCcgtagtttttttaattttccaaaCCCGAATATCAAAAAGTTAGTGCCATTTGATAAGGATCTGTTGGAAAGGAGGCTTGTTGCATGGAAAGAAGTTGTTGGAACTAATTATGATAATGTCCCTATTGGACTGACTTGTGTTTGTTCTGACCACTTCCAATCAGGTAAACTTCAGTTGTATAAAAACACTGAGAACTTTTATTTAACATCATGTATTCTAGGTAAACCAGCTtacttttccaatgcaaaCGATATTGATTGGATACCATCAAAGAATTTGGATCTGTTGGTCactaacaaaacaagaaacactCAATATGCTAACGTACATTCACACTATTACAATGGTAGCTACATTTTGATAACATATATGTTAACTACTTTTGATTAACCAATTGTCAAACTTTAGCTTGACAGAGATTGTGATTGGTTGAATTTCTGTGTTTTACTGTCGTCTGCTAGAGAAATTGTTGTGTGTTGACTAGGATACTGTTTAGGCTTTACGTCAAACGTGCTCTATTTCGATATGTCTAGGAAGTGTTGCATTTGTTTCACAAGgtggaacaaaaataataagcgCAGTTTTTATAGATTTCCTGGTTTCACCGAATTTCATAATAAGGCTATCAGTGACAAACATCTCATTGAAAGAAGGAGAAATCTTTGGTTGCAACTGACAAAAGGAAATTTAGGTAGATGTAATGGGCAGTATTTTGTGTGTTCTGACCATTTTGTATCAGGTATTACAATGTTTAGCTAATAGTTATTTCGTTAATTAGTAAGTTCTGTTTATAGGGAAACCAGCATATTTGTATTTAACTGAAGATGTGGATTGGGTTCCAACTCAAAATTTGGGGTCCCTTGAACAAGATAACCATTTTGTTTCAACCCATACAGGTATTATTTTCCTTGCCTTTCAACAATTACATTATTTAAGGTATCATAATAAGATTCTTCCATGAGGATAGAGGATTGTTGCAAAGTTTTTATGATACAGAACATCACATCATTGCAGTCAGAACACACAAATACTTAACATTACATCTATCTAACTTTTGTCAAAAACCCAATCGCTATAGCAAAAGAATTACAGTACTTTTGTTTCACATATCACAGGGCCTTGATACTCATTACTGATACATTTTTGTGTAATTcgggggaaaaataataacGCGTACGTAGCAGCGGTGCACTAGGAAAATGCTACACCATGTGCCTCCATCCTCCGCATAAATAGTAGTTCATTAACTAATTgatgaaaatgttttgtttccctttaaaGATGAGGAGGGACAGGAGATAAGTTGCGATCTTAGCATGACTTCCACAGAAAACGATCCACTTGATGTTCAAACCGCAGTACATCCGCCTGATCCGAATACAACAGACGGAGTGACTGGCTGCTTTGTTGATGGTAATCCTTTTGCAAAACTTTGTTACCAAGTTACATATAGTAGATAACAAACTAATAATCTTTACAGCGAAGAGACCTATGGTGACTATTGTCAGTCCTGAATTATTACGTGATACTACCTTTTCCGAAAATCCAAGTACTGCGGTTCAATGTGCAATAGATGAGGACAACCGTATTATAGTCAAAACAGAAATAATGGATATGGAAGGTGAGTGTAAATTTCAAAGATGTTACTATTACTAACTAACCcgcttatttttatatttcgaaGATGAAGTTCCGTTGAATACTGGTCCCAATCTTACTTATTCTTTAATCTCGACGTCAATGGCCGATAACGGGACGCAGGTCTGTACATACATGATTAAAATggtacaaaattttttataaaataacatttcatAGGTTGACTTTGATGAACCCCCAAGCCCAATCCAGTTGGACAAATCTACTCAGACAGAAATGTCCTCCTTCCCCAAACCTCGCGGAACagaataattgaaataaacatCTCGTGTTTCTAGAAAGGCTGTGATACCATTTGCCATTTGCTGTGTTTGCGTATCgtatgatgagaaaataaatgagaattttttttttaatgtctaccattaattttttgatttcataataaaacttgtaaaaatttaaCATCTGCAGTTGTTGGAATTCTCGATGACTTTCCATAGGACTTCACAATGTGTcatattcaaaaatcaaatttccctCCATTAATTTGACGTCTGCTAAACAGCATGTCTTTCTATCTTCCGTTCTTATTTTAGTATCTTTATATCCTACGGCTGGCATTCCGCTTTACTTCTTAATTTTGTATTGTAATCACAAATAAGTGAAGAATCGAGAATCACAGAATTAATTCAACCATTCAACgcgtaaatataaataaatcagaCGTCGGCGAAAAGCGAGTGTTGTCAATTTAGCAGACGAATCATAACAGGAACAGTGTGCAAATCTGTGATAATGACATTTAATTATATCAGTTAAACTATAATAGTGATATctaatttccttcttttttttacataaattGAGTGCTACAAAATTGTGTCCATGgagtcaaacaaaataaaatacctgCAATTCAAAGAAGAATTACAAATTCCAGTTTCATGGGGCTACCTTGCCGGTAAAATGGTTTCACTAAATTATTTGTGTTGCCAGCCAATAACTAATAAGTCATAAATTTTAACATAGCTAAGGTATGGGGCCCAGAGGATGGTTTACCAATATTGGCCCTCCATGGATGGCAGGATAATGCAGGATCTTTTGACACCATTGCTCCTTTACTCCCTTTAAATACTCGTCTAGTGTGTCTTGAGTTCTGTGGTAATAATTTGCTTATACATATCTCACTGTGTCGTAAACATAGGCCTACTTATGCAACTGCTTGCATTCTCTTTAGGGCATGGCTTTTCCTCCCACTACCCACCAGGAATGTTTTTGTCTCTCTATGACCATATCTATCATGTCAAAATGGTAATTGACTTTTTTCGGTGGGAAAAGGTTACTCTCATGGGCCACAGGTAATTTCCTTTCAAATCTTTTACAGacacatattttttaaaattaattgtgcTGGGTTTGTTAGCATGGGAGGCCAAATTGCCACATTCGTTGCTTCGATATTTTCCGACAAAATCCTTAAGCTCATCAGTTTGGATGCTCTCAAGCTCCGATCTTCCGATCCAGACAACTTTAGCAATGAGATGAAAAGTGTTTTAACAGATTTTCAAAGCATGGCCAAAAAACTGGAGCAAATCCCACGGACATCTTCCATCACAACATATAATCAAGCGCGTGAGAAACTCATCAGAAACTACTCTGGATCGGTTGAAGCCAAGCACGCCGACTTCCTGCTCGCCCGTAGTTTGCGAAAGAAAGGCGATGATGAGTATGAATATACACGAGACTTGCGCACCATCATCCGCCCGTTCCTTTTCAATGATTTTACCACTGAAAAGCTCAGAGAAATAGCTCGTGGTATTTTATGCCCATTTCTGCTGATACGCGCAAGAAATTCGATTACTTCTGTCTCATCCGAACCAGTGCAATTGCACCAAGAATTCATCGAGATCTATCGCAACGCCAGTAAAGATTTCCAGTTGATTGAGATGGATGGTAAGCACCACATCCATTTAACTCACCCAGAATTGGTCGCTCCCTACATTTGCGATTTtctcaataaaaatatatagaacAATGAATATGTATGGTTGcccaaaaacttttatttccaACTTCTCCGGTGAGTTATGGCAAAGAAAGAGGTACTTACGTCACAACAaactaatattttaaaagcaaAGATAAAAACTGTGAAATATGAcgactatttttttcttatcatttgaaCGACATTGTTGTCTACTGTTtgctgaaacaaaatatttatttcaatatcTCAAATGAGTCAACATCTCCTTTACAAATCGATACTTGCTATCGATAGTACCTTATGACTTTGTCGTCTGTAGCTGATATCCACAATTGTTATGTAAATACGTCTAAAGGGCGAAACAATGAGGAAGTAATGACCCAtgtttctttcaaagtttAGTTCCTATCTCGTCAGTCAGTGAATGAATGTCAGGGAAATGCAGTCAATTGCCGTGTCATCTGTGGAAAGCCCACGACTAGAGTTTAAAGAGGACGTCCAGATTCCTGTTCCATGGGGCCACTTGTCAGGTATTGAATCTTAACGTTGAACGCATTTTCCTTTAAAACACAGTTGCCTGACTTGTTTGCACTTGTTGGTTGTTGGCAATAGCAAAAGTTTGGGGGCCTGATGATGGTGTTCCTGTTTTAGCAGTTCATGGATTGATGGATAACGCTGGATCATTTGATACACTAGCTCCTCTGCTCCCACCTCATGTTCGTCTTGTTTGCCTTGAGCTTTGTGGTAATAATGCCTGCTTCTAAAAATACATATcatattcaaattcaatatctGTACCATGCACGCAGGTCATGGATACTCATCAGCCTACCCCCCTGGAGTGATCCTTCATTATTTTGACAACGCCTATCATGTTAAACTTGTTGTAGATCATTTCAAATGGGACCAAGTGATCTTAATTGGTCATAGGTAAGCCTAGTTAGTAAGAGGATTGGTTATATAACTATGTACCTATTTGTATACTGATAAGACAGTAGTTAATCTTTTATGctattacttttctttttttaaatttcagtatTGGGGCCATcacactttttctctttgcatCTATTTTCCCAGAACATGTCAGCAAAATGATCAGTTTGGATTTGGTTAAGCCGGTCTCCGTGTCCGTTTCTAAGCTACCTGTCATCATGAGAGGCATTATAACCGAAATACTCGGATTCTCGGAAGTTGGATCACCATCAACGGTTACATATCAGGAAGCCCGTCAGAGTCTTGTCGACAATTACAAAGGATCCGTCGACGACAAGGCAGCAGACGTCCTATTAATCCGTGGCCTGAAAAGGAAAGCTAATGCCGAAGATGCCTACGAGTTCGTAATTTCTGATATGCGAATCCTAGTCCGCACACTCACTCTTTCCGAAGAGCAAATTAAAGTGTTGATTGCCAATATCCGTTGCCCTTTACTCATCATCCGAGCTTCCAACGGCCTCAAGAATTTTACCGAGAAAGTGCTTGGCGAATATCTCGACATTTATCGGTCTTCCAGCCAAGATTTTCGCATCGTCGACGTAGAAGGTACCCATCATGTCCATCTCACCCATCCTGAACGAGTCGCACCTCACATTCTTCAATTTCTATTACCTCTTCCGCTCGCTAGTAAACTTTAATGAAACAACCAATTGTTTTGTTAAATAACTACCTCagtgtatttttttacttacaaTAGAatatatctttttaaaaatgacacgattgaaattcattgaaataattttttagttgaaaaagaaaatttgtttgataaAATGTAGAACTAGCGGATAAGGTTGCATGCATTCAATTGACTACGAGCGGTCTGGAACCCCGCCTTGTTTGCATTTGAATGAGAGGCGGTTTCGTTCCAGTGCCATAAACACAGCAACTCATCGCCGCCCATGGTGAGCAATTGATTACCATTGACGGATGCAGCCATGCTGACAATACCATCTTCATGCTCTAGTAACATttcagagaaagaaagaaaataaaccacGAGTGAAAACACGAAGACTCAATTTAGAGTAAAGATATCAAAAAGTAGTTCAGGTTTTTATCATCTTACGGTCTAGTTTCAGGATGGGATTCAATCTGTTAGAAGTCAGTTGCCAGAGCTGAACGGTGCTTTCTGCACCATGAATCTgtcgagagaagagaagaaatgtAAATCATCAGTGTCTTTAAagcttttaaatttgattgctCGAAAAAGTCCCCCCGCACATGagtcgcagcagcagcagcagccgccgctTCGGGTAGACACGAATGATGTGAAGTGGCAACTTGTTTCAGATCAGCGTTGAATTGGATCCCCGAAACTTCTGATGCGCATTCATAGTCGCCAATCAACACTCCCGTCGCTGTATctgttaaataatttaaagcgTCAGTCgatccaaaaaaaaatcaaatcaaataaataaaagctgCGCGATTAAATAACCATACTGTGAAGGCAGATGCTGGGCTTTGGGAAACTGGAGCCGCTAAACAGAACACTGGATTTCCAGGAACACCAATTCACgacctaaaaaaagaaaaaaagttaatcaaAAACCTTTGTCCAATTCGAAATATTGATTTTGTAATTACTTGGATGGGGTTTTTGTCTtgggttttgaaaattttgatttcatttgatgGCGAGCGAACATCCCACAAGTAAATTTGTCCAGACTCGCAGCCGCCAGCCAGTAAGTGTCCGTTGGAGGACCAGGAGAGGCTGTTGACGCTGGTACGCGATTTCAATGCTAAAATGGGTTCACTGGACCCACCCGTTTGGCGGAGGTCGTAAATCCGAACCCCGTGGCTAGTGGTGCCgctaaaaaaggagagaaacagggaaaaatacaaaaactaTAGCGCCTTATTCAGATAGGTCGGTTAGAATTGCACACCTGACCCAAATCTATCCGAGAGCTTACCCCTTTgtcttggaaaaaataaattttacgaCCCACTTGAATTTCCACAAAAGTATTACCAGGTTAGTAGCTGATCTTGTTCTAGTGCGATCGATCGAATCGCGTGGTTGGACAACATCTGCCACTTGATTTGACGGAGGGAGGTGCGCAGATCGCGGATATGAATTTCCCCACCCGCTTTGCCGCAGACGACCGATTCACCTGGAACATGAATAAAAATTAGTTAATTGTGCAACAGTCGgatcaaaacaaatttaccAGCGCTATCCCAGATAACTTGGCAGAATGGATTTTCCGGAgtctggttgttgttgcaaaTTTCGGTCACGTTAGAGTCCTCGTTGATTTGACATACGTAAACGCCCGTTTCTAAGGCCACCACCAAACTGGCCGATGGCGCCCAGTGAGCACTCTGGGAACCTGTTTGAATACAACatacaatttattattttaaaaaagtcttttttctttttaaaataaaacccaaacaaaagaaaaaaaaggtaaaaaaataaaatcagtatTCAACAGACGAATTTACCGCAGTCGAGAAAAGTCCCCGGGGCAGCCATAACTCGATCGGGTTTAGTGGGGATtttaaatttgggtttaggAGTCGTACCACAAGCCAAAGAGGCCGTAACGAGGCTGAATGGTTTCGCTTTCACGACTTTAGTGCCAAAGTTGAGAATTCGCGTGACTTGGCGGGAGCTGTCCTGTTGCTCAGAGTCGTAATGATCGCCGGCACGATGTGACAGGGGTGACAAAAGATGCTGAGCCAGCTGCATATCCGTCTGCGAGCGACATGGAATCAACCTGCGTCACGCCAGcagaccaaaaataaaaacatacaaaagaaaatgaaggaaaCAACTTTTGTGATTGACCTTGCTTCGTTCGGTTTTCCCCAGAAAATGACGTAAACACCAATTGATACATCAACTAACGAACCTGTCTTGAATGTTAACACTGCGAGGAGACGAAGGGCTGTTGCGATGCTGTTGGTGGGCGAACGGCGATGGCACCTGAAGTGAATTGCGATTGAGACTTTGAATCTTTCCCGACGAATGAGGTAATCGGCCTGTGGGAGAACGACGCAAGGTCGGCGTCAAAAATTTCGCCTTCTCACCACCAGCACCTATACAATTTGATATTTCGTTCGTGACGGGCATTTTTCACACACAATCGTTGGTGGGTACTTACCTTGTTTAGTATCACTGGAAATAACCGGCACGTTGAGATTATGTTGGCTTCCGGAAGTCAAACACGTGGCGGACATGGCTGATTGTataatgaagaagaaacaggTACGATGAGAAATGAGCAAACAATGAAACACGACAGTTCTGACCTCAGCTGTTTGTTGGTTGTCGactgcacgaaaaaaaaacaagtgaaaatcGGGAttgttcatttgttttatttcagcAATGGCGGGAAATGGGGTAAGGGGTCAGACAATGACCAAAAACTACAGTGGAATAAATTACAtgttttttctgaaatttacaatatttaaattaattaccatatttttttttcgggacaaCTTTTTGGGCTGGAAGATAAAATTCTAACTGTTTATTCGACTGGGTCAATCTGCAAGTCAATACATCGTGAACCtgtgcacagcagcagcagcacaagttAAGAGTTGCAAATGGCTGACTATTCAAAAGATTCGAATGTCGCACGATGGAAGTCGATCTACCGTTACGGCAACCAGTTTctattgtgtgtgtctacTACAGTCCCTAGCGATGCCAGGAAGTGTGCACGGTcctatttctattttattcgGCTTTTGtgtgatattattattatatgtgtgtgtgtacgggtTTCCAACAGCATTCGCGAATCAAAAAAGTTCACGCTCGGCTTCCCCGACATATTGTGTCAAATTGCTGTTTTCTCTATTGAGCTCACAGTAGAGAATCACGTCATTGTTGACGGAAGCTCGCTTGGCTGGACGATAACCATCATTCAACtttgggggagagagaaaaaaaggaccatCAGATGGAAATGGCGTGGGCATGTTTACCTTTGGGTACTCTGGTATGGTGGAGGGCTCTTGTCCTGGATTCTTTGAGGGGACGAATTGGGGTCATGCCTGTGTAATCTTTGTAGAACATCCAAATGAACTTTCATCTTCTCatggaaatctttttttacctttctaTTGCAGCCCGAAAGAATATAAGGAATCGTTAACCTCATCAGAATTATAGTTTTCTGTTAACATACGTGAATCGGCCCCGAGCTATTTTATACCAACACACACCTAGAAAACACCTGTGTGTTGACGACTGACCATATTTCGGTGTGGTGGCGTGACCGGCCATTATTTAtacttctatttgttttctcttttctttttttaacttggtGGTGTTTTTGCGGTGGGAAAACCTTTTCACTTGAGAGTTCATCTAACGACAGATGAGAAATGGCGGAGGGgaaacgtgtgtgtgtgcagtactacaacaacatttttatttcaatagagTCGGAGAAAATGGATAACTTTCATTTCAGAGTGTCGTGGTGAAAGTTTCAACTAGAAATCATCTTTCCCGCACACACGTTCAATTATATcggttggaaaaaagaaaagtaccgGAACTGATGAGCGACCCGAACGGAAAACACACCTGCAGTTACTTACTTAAGTATATAACATATCCCGCTCGTTAAAAACCGCATTCATTATACCATTAAAAGTGAGTCGATAGTAAAAAACCCCGAAAACTCTCTTATTTGATTGTATTCTTATCCGCGTGTGGCTGCTGTAATTGgcaaatttttgattattttttctagaaaatttctaacgaattttttgaacgttGCCTGGAGCCCTTCTTCATATTGTGTCCGtatgtattttctttcttttttattttctctctctttggtTTTATAACGCAGCCACTCCCATGAAGCAGGTTCTAGTCCAGCCCAGCAGTTTTTTGGGGAGGGTATTAGTTGCCAGCTCGACTCCATAGCTGGGCTCAGAGCTCTTCGAGCTGTCGACCAAGCCGCACCACCTGAACCCgttccaaaaagaaacaaaccaaaaaaactgcgtacgaaaaaattaatttgtccattttttgttgaaatatttttttgttaacttccttgttgattattatttattttttccagttACCAACAAGAAAAGTGAGCGGAATAATAATTTGTTGAACCTGCTGAAGGGGAAATTTTTGGTCGTTTGTGTGTGAGATTGATATGACAATTAGTACACGTCCTACCAGCATACTGGAACACGACAGT encodes the following:
- the LOC124313763 gene encoding probable serine hydrolase, with the protein product MVIDFFRWEKVTLMGHSMGGQIATFVASIFSDKILKLISLDALKLRSSDPDNFSNEMKSVLTDFQSMAKKLEQIPRTSSITTYNQAREKLIRNYSGSVEAKHADFLLARSLRKKGDDEYEYTRDLRTIIRPFLFNDFTTEKLREIARGILCPFLLIRARNSITSVSSEPVQLHQEFIEIYRNASKDFQLIEMDGKHHIHLTHPELVAPYICDFLNKNI
- the LOC124313247 gene encoding uncharacterized protein LOC124313247 isoform X4, whose protein sequence is MSRKCCICFTRWNKNNKRSFYRFPGFTEFHNKAISDKHLIERRRNLWLQLTKGNLGRCNGQYFVCSDHFVSGKPAYLYLTEDVDWVPTQNLGSLEQDNHFVSTHTDEEGQEISCDLSMTSTENDPLDVQTAVHPPDPNTTDGVTGCFVDGNKRPMVTIVSPELLRDTTFSENPSTAVQCAIDEDNRIIVKTEIMDMEDEVPLNTGPNLTYSLISTSMADNGTQVDFDEPPSPIQLDKSTQTEMSSFPKPRGTE
- the LOC124313247 gene encoding uncharacterized protein LOC124313247 isoform X3, which codes for MLDYTVSNNIQEMPKLRVCCICGISSDYDRKDRNSRSFFNFPNPNIKKLVPFDKDLLERRLVAWKEVVGTNYDNVPIGLTCVCSDHFQSGKPAYFSNANDIDWIPSKNLDLLVTNKTRNTQYANVHSHYYNDEEGQEISCDLSMTSTENDPLDVQTAVHPPDPNTTDGVTGCFVDGNKRPMVTIVSPELLRDTTFSENPSTAVQCAIDEDNRIIVKTEIMDMEDEVPLNTGPNLTYSLISTSMADNGTQVDFDEPPSPIQLDKSTQTEMSSFPKPRGTE
- the LOC124313225 gene encoding probable serine hydrolase, with the translated sequence MNVREMQSIAVSSVESPRLEFKEDVQIPVPWGHLSAKVWGPDDGVPVLAVHGLMDNAGSFDTLAPLLPPHVRLVCLELCGHGYSSAYPPGVILHYFDNAYHVKLVVDHFKWDQVILIGHSIGAITLFLFASIFPEHVSKMISLDLVKPVSVSVSKLPVIMRGIITEILGFSEVGSPSTVTYQEARQSLVDNYKGSVDDKAADVLLIRGLKRKANAEDAYEFVISDMRILVRTLTLSEEQIKVLIANIRCPLLIIRASNGLKNFTEKVLGEYLDIYRSSSQDFRIVDVEGTHHVHLTHPERVAPHILQFLLPLPLASKL
- the LOC124313121 gene encoding protein FIZZY-RELATED 3-like — encoded protein: MSATCLTSGSQHNLNVPVISSDTKQGAGGEKAKFLTPTLRRSPTGRLPHSSGKIQSLNRNSLQVPSPFAHQQHRNSPSSPRSVNIQDRLIPCRSQTDMQLAQHLLSPLSHRAGDHYDSEQQDSSRQVTRILNFGTKVVKAKPFSLVTASLACGTTPKPKFKIPTKPDRVMAAPGTFLDCGSQSAHWAPSASLVVALETGVYVCQINEDSNVTEICNNNQTPENPFCQVIWDSAGESVVCGKAGGEIHIRDLRTSLRQIKWQMLSNHAIRSIALEQDQLLTCGTTSHGVRIYDLRQTGGSSEPILALKSRTSVNSLSWSSNGHLLAGGCESGQIYLWDVRSPSNEIKIFKTQDKNPIQVVNWCSWKSSVLFSGSSFPKPSICLHNTATGVLIGDYECASEVSGIQFNADLKQVATSHHSCLPEAAAAAAAATHIHGAESTVQLWQLTSNRLNPILKLDQHEDGIVSMAASVNGNQLLTMGGDELLCLWHWNETASHSNANKAGFQTARSQLNACNLIR